The Euwallacea similis isolate ESF13 chromosome 21, ESF131.1, whole genome shotgun sequence genome contains the following window.
CAAATTATACCATAGATAAGGTAGGGATAAAGAAAATGTACTTACAGGGAGATGTTTAATTGTATCTTGAATTATTTGTTGGAACGATTTCTCTATTTCGCGATCCAGATAAATTGCATTCATTTGTGTGACACGTAAAAGATtgtttttggacattttagaatttttttcatatattcaaataataaaaattgaagaacaagtttttaaaacaattataaacataaaacataataacaaaaaattctaacctcagaaaaataatgattgacattgacaatctGAACATCATGGACAAATTCGAATTGTCAAGTCCCTAGGAGAAAAAAAGACAGAAAATCTAATTGGAGAATAAGCCATGTTAGAGACTGACGTCGCAGAACAGCTGCGTTTTGCCTTTATTCACCAAAATATCACGGAAAGTAAATTTAAGTTACATCGATATAAATCGAGAGCTATCGAAGAAAAAGGACGTTTATCGCCATTGTATCATAAGTCTGAAAATTTAGTCGTTCACAAGTTTTTGATATTATGAAATTAGGGTTAGTAATAGGATAGTAACGCTCAAACTAACAGGGTCATCTTGAAATGAAGCAATATCGAGTGAAATTACTACTACCGCTGCTACTAAATAACTTAGCGTTAAGGATTTCCCTTTTggacttatttttttagagcTACAGCAAagttcttaattttattccgACATATTATTGtatgataaacaaaaaaatacatttcttcCCAAACTATATAGGTGTCCGTTAAagattgtttcaaaatttttgtttaatacaTTATTCGCAACACTGAGAATTATCATTTTCtgaaatctaattttttacttattcaaTTCAATCCTGTAAagtattatgaaaaaatatgttaaatacaTTTCACTTTAATCGACAAATTAAATACCAACGCTATTTGCGAAATctatgaataaatttattaaacttgaTGGCACCCGGTTTAGGCACCGTGATAATGTTTTGGACTATTAGcctttttaatatacatacatatacatactAAAACCACTACCAATTAAAGTTTAATCTCTGAGAATATTACGAACAACTGTTTGTTGACATAAAAGAGCTTGCACCGATTAGATAAGACTCTCAAAATCACGGTAAATATATTCAAAGGTTATAGCCAGTTATCAAATGTTtccttttgaaaatgttttccaagAAACTTGTTCAGGTTAACATTACTCATGTGAGTAAAAAGAGTTGTAGAGAGTTTAGGAACAGACCTGACTTTACCAAGGTAGGGAAAGTTAAGGATTCATAAGGCTTATTTTCTTGTTAGTATTGGTGATTCCTTTAGAATACCTATCAAGTGGAGAGAGGTTTCTACAATTATTTGCAAGAacatcatttaaaattcttcgaAGATCTTCTAGGAGATGGAGAACGGGTTTTAACCAATTTAAgtgatttggaaaaatataatgTAGACTGGTATTTACAAGCCAGAGGTAATTCCACCTAGTTTTTGAATACTTTACTTTTGCTAGATTAAAAAACGCATAAGAACAAAAGAGAGTTGTAACATTTCCAGAGCTTTAATTGATGATTTTAGGCTCAAGTGCTGTGGTTCTAAAACCGAAAACAACTCAAGAGGTGTCAACAATTCTTGAATATTGTAACTCCAACAAATTGGCATTATGCACTCAAGGAGGAAATACTGGATGTTCAGCGGGTGGAGTGCCCGTTTTCGATGAAATAATTCTCTCTACTGAGttgatgaatgaaattcttgaaattgatGAGCATGGAGGCAAacaaagttaatttaatttaaattgaccCTAAacatgttgaaaattttaggtACAACTCTCTGCCAAGCAGGAGTGATATTAGAGACACTCGACAATGCTTTAGCTGAAAAAGGCTTTATGGTGCCCCTTGATTTGGGATCCAAAGGGTCATGTCATATAGGCGGAAATGTTGCTACAAATGCTGGAGGGGTGCGGTTGTTGAGATATGGAAACATGCATGGAAATGTTTTAGGTCTAGAAGTGGTAAGTTAATGCAATAAGGTATCGGCCCTAATAAATGATGACTCTTAACTAGGTTAAAGCTAATGGAGAAGTTTTAGACTGTTTAAAAACGACGAGAAAAGACAACAGCGGCCTGCATATAAAGAACATATTTATCGGATCTGAAGGCACTTTAGGAGTTATTACCAAAGTTGCTCTGCATTGCCCACCAAAGCCTAAAAGCAAACATGTAGCATTTTTAGGTAAGTAAGTGATGGTTATTTATATTCTTTATTATATTGGATTGTAGGCTTACAGTCGTATGATAAAGTATTAAAAACGTTAAAGAAAGCGAGGGGCGAGCTTGGTGAAATATTGTCTGCAATTGAGGTCATGGATGCCTTCACCATAGATTGGGGTGAGGaacatataaaattcaaatcacCATTAGATAAATATCCATATTATTTGCTAATTGAAACCTCCGGCAGTAACGAAGAGCATgatgctttaaaaataatttcgtttCTCGAATCAGCATTACTAGGAAATTATGTTTTGAATGGTATTGTTGCCGGAGAACCTTCGAAAATTCAAGTAGGTTATTGAAAACGAGAAATTAATCATTTCGGGATAATAATGATTCTTTACAGTCTATATGGGCAATAAGGGACAGACTTCCTGAAGGTTTTAAAGATCATGGATGGTTCGGACTGTACGATTTATCACTGCCTGTCacgaaattttatacattagTGGATGAAACGAGggcatatttgaaaaatcaagcAGAGGCAGTATTTGGATTTGGACATTTAGGTACGTCAGATTTCTCAGTATTACCATAAAGTGAAAACTTTATCGGCAGGTGATGGCAATATACATTTAAACGTAATGGCAAGAAAATATGACAAGCGTTTGGACAAAGATTTGGAAACATTTCTAACTAAGAGAGTGCTGCATCTTCGCGGAAGCATGAGTGCTGAACACGGTTTGGGATTCCTTAAGAGAAAGTATTTACCTATGGTTAACAGCCCCGGATCGTATCAATTGATGACTGAACTGAAGAGATTGCTAGACCCCAACCGCATTTTGAACCCTTACAAATTATTCCcgtaacatttttattttaagacacatctttggaaatatgtaaatataacataataagaagttttattctaatttttaagtgGCAGTAAAGACTGGACACTGctctttaacaaaaaaagtgtttttccaaatgaCCCATCTCCATTCACAATGTCAATCTTAGGTTCCCGCATATTATTATATGCTTGAATTatactaaaatattatttttgttagaaTCATTCATCGTATTCTTAACCGGAACTCTCATTAAGTACTTACTCTTGCCTGAATTTCGTGTCGTCCTTCAAGAGTTTTTCTTGTGCAGTAACCAAATCTACACTTCTCCTGGAATGCCGTTCAAGCCTTACTTCCTCGCTCACATTGAGGAAAATGACTTTCTCAGGTTTCAGTAAATCTTCGGGCCATTTATAAATTTCGTTCGCCGCATCTGGCAGTTTAAGATATTGAGGGTTGTCTGCTACAGCTTGAGCAAGGGCGTACGCTGTCGTTGAATGCCAAAACCTGTATATGGGATGTCCCAGATACAATAGTAGAAATGAATACTGGGTGGTAGAGGATCAAACAGAATGACTCAGCCAAGCTTGTGTTACATGTGTGCAAAAGTTGCTAGATTGCACTACAGGGTGTtggataaatttttttaagttgtgaATTGGAAATAACTggcagtttttgatttattgtatCGAAAACCTCCCCTAGGAGTAATTTCGAGTCGGTAAATGAAAAACTGTGAGATTCATTTTTAGTgtacagaattaaaaaaacttacaataTTCTGTACAATGAAAACAAGTAGCTATTCCTTTATTCACCAGCATGCTATATTCATTTAGATCAAAGATTTTAAGGCATCCAGAACGATTATAGTATAAATTCCCTTAAACTTTATTACATGAATCGAAAATTGAGTCATTTTTCACAACTAAATTACGTTTTagacataaaaaatagagacacagaacaaaatttaaagtgaATAATAGTGTTTAGGCATTCACCTGTCCATTAACACTGGTTTCTTATCCAATAGGCAAGAAACTTCTAATGCAGCAATGTAATTGCCTAGAGAGTAGTATGCAGACCTCAACTCAAAATTTCTATCAAAGTAGTCTCTCAAAAATCTTATTGACTCTGGCGGAGTCAACCACTTCTGGGCTCCCCATACTTTTGCCAGCTTCTTTGACATTGAAGTCTTGCCTAGCAAATCATACGATGTATCATATCTTATAGGTAAATTTAGAATGCAGGGCAAAACTAGGGTACCCACGAAAAATTAGTAATACCTATGAAATATAACTATAAAAAAGAGATTTCAGACATTTCCTTTGTCTCATGGATAGAATTaggtttattgaaataattttaagtttagatTAAGGTACCCCATAAATGAACTTTAACTTTTATAATATCTATACAGAGCCTCATATTATAAACTTTATATGGATATTAGTAATATgtatttcaactttaaaagttgactcatattttattgatgaaGTGGCTAATATAATGTTTATAAGGActccaaaatttcttatttttgatttttctaacaattttatattttgtcaaataaagaaatgtgGTATATTGAGACACCCTGTGTCTTGAAAACAGGCCTATATATTATGATCCTgacctaaaaattttaagaccAAGTTACCttgttcttaaaattttatattgtaacAGCCTACTACAGCAGGCTGAcacaatatttctttataatcCTGATTTTCTTATCTGAACATTTTAAGGATTGTCTTACCTGAGCCATCAAGCCCCTCCAGTACTATTAAAGGATATTTagcacaatttttttcctcat
Protein-coding sequences here:
- the LOC136415957 gene encoding D-2-hydroxyglutarate dehydrogenase, mitochondrial-like translates to MFSKKLVQVNITHVSKKSCREFRNRPDFTKNTYQVERGFYNYLQEHHLKFFEDLLGDGERVLTNLSDLEKYNVDWYLQARGSSAVVLKPKTTQEVSTILEYCNSNKLALCTQGGNTGCSAGGVPVFDEIILSTELMNEILEIDEHGGTTLCQAGVILETLDNALAEKGFMVPLDLGSKGSCHIGGNVATNAGGVRLLRYGNMHGNVLGLEVVKANGEVLDCLKTTRKDNSGLHIKNIFIGSEGTLGVITKVALHCPPKPKSKHVAFLGLQSYDKVLKTLKKARGELGEILSAIEVMDAFTIDWGEEHIKFKSPLDKYPYYLLIETSGSNEEHDALKIISFLESALLGNYVLNGIVAGEPSKIQSIWAIRDRLPEGFKDHGWFGLYDLSLPVTKFYTLVDETRAYLKNQAEAVFGFGHLGDGNIHLNVMARKYDKRLDKDLETFLTKRVLHLRGSMSAEHGLGFLKRKYLPMVNSPGSYQLMTELKRLLDPNRILNPYKLFP
- the LOC136415959 gene encoding UMP-CMP kinase 2, mitochondrial-like isoform X1, with the translated sequence MLEDFRFQFRHQELKNNLAMNTFATFGLYRNVGQILEDLSKYENFKPVQQLIQIYKEAKIKCDEEKNCAKYPLIVLEGLDGSGKTSMSKKLAKVWGAQKWLTPPESIRFLRDYFDRNFELRSAYYSLGNYIAALEVSCLLDKKPVLMDRFWHSTTAYALAQAVADNPQYLKLPDAANEIYKWPEDLLKPEKVIFLNVSEEVRLERHSRRSVDLVTAQEKLLKDDTKFRQDIIQAYNNMREPKIDIVNGDGSFGKTLFLLKSSVQSLLPLKN
- the LOC136415959 gene encoding UMP-CMP kinase 2, mitochondrial-like isoform X2; translated protein: MNTFATFGLYRNVGQILEDLSKYENFKPVQQLIQIYKEAKIKCDEEKNCAKYPLIVLEGLDGSGKTSMSKKLAKVWGAQKWLTPPESIRFLRDYFDRNFELRSAYYSLGNYIAALEVSCLLDKKPVLMDRFWHSTTAYALAQAVADNPQYLKLPDAANEIYKWPEDLLKPEKVIFLNVSEEVRLERHSRRSVDLVTAQEKLLKDDTKFRQDIIQAYNNMREPKIDIVNGDGSFGKTLFLLKSSVQSLLPLKN